The Garra rufa chromosome 18, GarRuf1.0, whole genome shotgun sequence genome window below encodes:
- the LOC141291587 gene encoding uncharacterized protein, with translation MKTRIAEVFSLKQKEEQTESIDGTKDDRVGRRRRRRRQKERSWKKSVNKRRRMMGQPYVGISRNEQVNMEPRVMGPRCQSAGCVKSSKHHCGTIEEADREKIFKYFWENMNWEEKKTYVRGLVDVMPVMRRRGCENSRRVSTLIYFLKVDGQRRRVCKSFFLATLGIGDWCALNWVQDTGNTPQNTAANLRREDREFMKSFLQDLPKVTFCYCRSLTSKQYLEPVFQSMTSLYKVYHHAAEEKML, from the exons aTGAAGACAAGGATTGCAGAAGTATTCAGTCTGAAACAAaaagaggaacaaacag aatccATTGATGGCACCAAAGATGATAGAgttggaagaagaagaagaagaagaagacagaAGGAAAGAAGCTGGAAGAAAAGTGTTAATAAAAGGAGAAGAATGATGGGACAACCGTATGTTGGGATAAGCAGGAATGAACAAGTTAACATGGAGCCCCGAGTGATGGGACCAAGATGTCAGTCAGCTGGATGTGTGAAGTCCTCCAAGCATCACTGCGGTACAATTGAAGAAGCAGACAGAGagaagatttttaaatatttctgggAGAACATGAACTGGGAAGAGAAGAAAACGTATGTGCGTGGTTTGGTGGATGTAATGCCAGTAATGAGGAGAAGGGGCTGTGAAAATTCAAGAAGGGTGTCTACTCTTATTTACTTCTTAAAAGTTGATGGACAGAGAAGAAGGGTGTGTAAAAGTTTCTTTTTGGCAACACTCGGAATAGGGGATTGGTGTGCTCTTAACTGGGTGCAAGACACAGGAAACACACCACAGAATACAGCAGCAAACCTCAGACGTGAGGATCGTGAGTTCATGAAGAGTTTTCTGCAGGATCTCCCAAAGGTGACTTTCTGCTACTGTAGGTCATTAACATCAAAACAGTACCTGGAGCCTGTCTTCCAGTCCATGACTAGCCTGTATAAAGTCTACCATCATGCTGCGGAGGAAAAGATGCTGTGA
- the LOC141291588 gene encoding uncharacterized protein, whose translation MAFIKEESEDMKIEETLRVKHEDSEEQTDLMALKEESQVLNEMEEKDYDFINGEKYFSWSQTETTSSRKKTRKKGRSYFTCQQCGKCFSQRGSLKRHMRIHTGEKPYGCQQCGKHFGLRKCLKRHFMIHTGEKPYTCQQCGKSFTQPGHLGVHMRVHTGEKPYICEECGKGFTRSGQLGAHLRIHTGEKPYACEQCGKHFGLRKSLKRHFMIHTGEKPYTCQQCGKSFTQPGHLGVHMRIHTGEKPYVCQQCGKGFTRSEKLKVHMRIHTGEKPYVCQQCGNGFTRSGKLKVHMRVHTGEKPYVCEQCGMHFNHRLNLERHVSIHTGEKPFICQQCGKSYTQNGSLTRHMRIHEQPYVCDQCGKSFDQHEDFEVHKKTHEESPYSCSECGKSFSQKWFFEDHMRIHSGEQPYTCPQCRKRFNYKHHLQDHIRIHTGEKPFTCKQCGRSFNQKGTLNRHMRVHSGEKSAIYDHSFKKINHVCFVVTMV comes from the exons atggcgtttattaaagaggagagtgaagacatgaagattgaagaaacattgagagtcaaacatgaagatagtgaggaacaaacag acctgatggcactgaaagaggagagtcaagtactgaatgaaatggaagagaaagattatgatttcataaatggagaaaaatattTTAGTTGGTCACAGACCGAAACGACTTCCTCAAGAAAAAAGACTCGAAAGAAAGGAAGAAGTtattttacctgccaacagtgcggAAAGTGTTTCAGTCAAAGAGGAAGtcttaaaagacacatgagaattcacacaggagagaaaccttatggctgccaacaatgtggaaagcatTTCGGTCTTAGAAAATGTCTTAAAAGGCATTTTATGatacacactggagagaagccttacacatgccagcagtgtggaaagagtttcactcaacctgGACACCTGGGAGTCCACATGcgagttcacaccggagagaaaccttatatcTGCGAAgagtgtggaaagggttttacTCGATCTGGACAGCTTGGAGCCCacttgagaattcacacaggagagaaaccttatgcctgCGAACAATGTGGAAAGCATTTCGGTCTTCGAAAAAGTCTTAAAAGGCATTttatgattcacactggagagaagccttacacatgccagcagtgtggaaagagtttcactcaacctggacacctgggagtccacatgagaattcacaccggagagaaaccttacgtctgccaacagtgtggaaagggttttacTCGATCTGAAAAActgaaagtccacatgagaattcacaccggagagaaaccttacgtctgccaacagtgtggaaacgGTTTTACTCGATCTGGAAAGCTGAAAGTCCACATGcgagttcacaccggagagaagccttatgtCTGCGAACAGTGTGGAATGCATTTCAATCATAGGCTGAATCTTGAAAGACATGTttcaattcacactggagaaaagcctttcatatGCCAACAGTGTGGTAAGAGTTACACTCAAAATGGAAGCCttaccagacacatgagaattcacgaaCAGCCTTAtgtgtgtgatcagtgtggaaagagttttgatcaacatgaagaCTTTGAAGTCCATAAGAAAACTCATGAAGAGAGTCCTTactcatgctctgagtgtggaaagagttttagtcaaaaatggttctttgaagaccacatgagaatccactctggagagcaaccctacacatgccctcagtgcagaAAGAGGTTTAATTATAAGCATCACCTTCAAGACCACattagaattcacactggagagaagcctttcacctgcaaacaatgtggaagaagtttcaaccaaaaaggaactcttaacagacacatgagagttcactctggagaaaagTCAGCTATATATGATCACTCctttaagaaaattaaccatgtttgtttcgtagtaaccatggtttaa